The Nostoc sp. 'Peltigera membranacea cyanobiont' N6 genome contains the following window.
TCGCTTATTGGTAATACTCTGCACCAATCAACAGAGGTTTAATCACCGCTACTATTTAGGTTAAATTTAGTCCGCCATCAGCCACAATAACTTCTCCAGTTATATAGTCGGAAGCGACCAGCATTGCTACAATCTCAGCAATTTCTTCGGGTTTAGCGGCTCGGCGCATTGGGGCGTGATTTTGCCAGATTTCTCTGGCGGCATCCCATTGCTCCGTCATTGGTGTCTCTACTAACCCAGGAGCGATCGCATTAACCCGAATTGCTGGCGCAAGAGTCACAGCCAGCAGTCGCGTCAAGTGATTAAGTGCAGCTTTGCTTACAGAATAAGGGATAGATGCTCCTTTCGGACGGACACCTGCATGAGAACTGATATTCACAATGCAACTCGGATGCCCCTCAGTAGCGCTTTGACGCAGAGCCGATTCTGCCTCAGCAATCAATATCCACGGCGCAATTACATTTACTTTGTATAGTTTTTCCCAGATTTCTGATGTTGCCTGTTTGAGAGCAGTGTGTGGAATAACTTCACTAATCCCGGCATTATTAACGATGACATCAAGGCGACCGTGTTGCTCGATCGCTGAATGAATCAGCTGCCTAGTTTCCCTTTCGTTTGTTAAATCAGCTTGAAAATAACTGGCATTTCCCAGTTCTTCTACAAGTACTGCACCTGCTTTAACTGAAGATTTTGAATGGATTGCAATGGACATTCCTTCTCTAGCAAGACGTTTAGCAATGGATGCACCAATGCCTGATGTAGAGCCAGTGATGAGTGCAACTCGATTCGAGAATGATTGCATCAGATTTGAAGTTCTCAATACTTCTTAAGTAATAAGAGTGTTCCAAAAAATAAATGATCCAAAACCCGTCGTTGCGAGCGAAGCGAAGCAATCCCAAGGGCTGCGATTGCTTCGCTTCGCTCGCAACGACAATTGGGCATTTTCTTTCTTGGAGTACTCTAACTAATTTTCCTCAAAAATTACGAATTACGAATTATTTTGTCGATCGCTGTCGCTAAATCTCCTGGATCTACGGGTTTAGGTAGGTGTTTTTGAAATCCTGCTGCCATTGCTTGGTTATAGTTAATTTCTCCAGCATAAGCTGTCAGTGCGATCGCGGGAATTTGCCCGCCTTGCTCTGGCGGTAATTTTCTCACCTCGCGCAGCAGCATATAGCCATCCATTAAGGGCATTCCAATGTCG
Protein-coding sequences here:
- a CDS encoding SDR family NAD(P)-dependent oxidoreductase → MQSFSNRVALITGSTSGIGASIAKRLAREGMSIAIHSKSSVKAGAVLVEELGNASYFQADLTNERETRQLIHSAIEQHGRLDVIVNNAGISEVIPHTALKQATSEIWEKLYKVNVIAPWILIAEAESALRQSATEGHPSCIVNISSHAGVRPKGASIPYSVSKAALNHLTRLLAVTLAPAIRVNAIAPGLVETPMTEQWDAAREIWQNHAPMRRAAKPEEIAEIVAMLVASDYITGEVIVADGGLNLT